The following coding sequences lie in one Micromonospora sp. R77 genomic window:
- a CDS encoding hemerythrin domain-containing protein: protein MDDITALILDDHAAFRRGFARLDDARDDAELLAIWEALSLHLDVHAEAEEAILYPHLVKHGDDGADETEDAIGDHNKIRDAIAESKRHPVGSDEWWAAVWTARRENSEHLAEEEDEALPDFRRHAGVELRAELGARWLRFYGEHRNGRNLSFSDKDPAGYVADHR, encoded by the coding sequence ATGGACGACATCACCGCGCTGATCCTCGACGACCACGCCGCCTTCCGGCGCGGCTTCGCCCGGCTCGACGATGCCCGGGACGACGCGGAGCTGCTGGCGATCTGGGAGGCGCTCAGCCTGCACCTGGACGTCCACGCCGAGGCGGAGGAGGCGATCCTCTATCCGCACCTGGTGAAGCACGGCGACGACGGCGCCGACGAGACCGAGGACGCGATCGGCGACCACAACAAGATCCGCGACGCGATCGCCGAGTCGAAACGGCACCCGGTCGGCTCGGACGAGTGGTGGGCGGCGGTCTGGACGGCCCGCCGGGAGAACAGCGAGCACCTGGCCGAGGAGGAGGACGAGGCGCTGCCCGACTTCCGCCGGCACGCCGGGGTGGAGCTGCGCGCCGAGCTGGGGGCGCGCTGGCTGCGCTTCTACGGCGAGCACCGCAACGGCCGCAATCTGTCCTTCTCCGACAAGGACCCGGCGGGTTACGTGGCCGACCACCGCTGA
- a CDS encoding sensor histidine kinase, whose translation MTVRGVLAPLVRGSTWRRAVFLLLGGVLLLPYALLAAAFGQLLTNEDVPGPLATGLLLVAAVLAVVPVFLAGSRALEVAAARALLDVDLPEPAPGHRPDRETRLRSALWIALHLVTGGLVLFGAISAFPMALVFIARQFGLDTGPPEAVGVGPLLDHGPRWTALVGVVLLVALGYAVAGLGALAASMAPVLLGPSQAERIAALEARATRLAERNRLARELHDSVGHALTVATLQAAAARELLDADPEFARRALRAIEETSRHAMDDLDHVLGLLRETDGGGRARAGTAPQRTLDQLDRLVADTRAAGLTVESRVSGPLVALPAAVSREGYRIVQEGLTNAARYGRGPVTLRVDVPRQEPAGPDGRGRWLEIELVNAVRGATGPGRGGRGLDGMRERVLLLGGRISAGPEGDRWQVRVRLPVAGREIG comes from the coding sequence GTGACGGTTCGGGGGGTGCTGGCGCCGCTGGTGCGGGGAAGTACGTGGCGACGGGCCGTGTTCCTGCTGCTCGGCGGGGTGCTCCTGCTGCCGTACGCGCTGCTGGCGGCGGCCTTCGGGCAGTTGCTGACCAACGAGGACGTCCCCGGGCCGCTGGCCACCGGCCTGCTGCTGGTGGCCGCGGTGCTCGCGGTGGTGCCGGTCTTCCTGGCGGGCAGCCGGGCGCTGGAGGTCGCCGCCGCGCGGGCCCTGCTCGACGTCGACCTGCCGGAGCCGGCGCCCGGTCACCGGCCGGACCGGGAGACCCGGCTGCGGTCCGCCCTCTGGATCGCCCTGCACCTGGTCACCGGGGGGCTGGTGCTCTTCGGGGCGATCAGCGCGTTCCCGATGGCGCTGGTCTTCATCGCGCGGCAGTTCGGCCTGGACACCGGGCCGCCGGAGGCGGTCGGGGTCGGCCCGCTGCTCGACCACGGTCCGCGCTGGACGGCGCTGGTCGGGGTGGTGCTGCTGGTCGCGCTGGGCTACGCGGTCGCCGGGCTGGGCGCGCTGGCCGCCTCCATGGCGCCGGTGCTGCTCGGCCCGTCGCAGGCGGAGCGGATCGCCGCCCTGGAGGCCCGGGCGACCCGGCTCGCCGAACGGAACCGGCTCGCCCGGGAGCTGCACGACTCCGTCGGGCACGCGCTGACCGTGGCCACCCTCCAGGCCGCCGCGGCCCGGGAACTGCTGGACGCGGATCCCGAGTTCGCCCGTCGGGCGCTGCGCGCGATCGAGGAGACCAGCCGGCACGCCATGGACGACCTGGACCACGTGCTGGGGCTGCTCCGGGAGACCGACGGCGGCGGCCGGGCGCGCGCCGGCACCGCACCGCAGCGCACCCTGGACCAGCTCGACCGGCTGGTCGCCGACACCCGGGCCGCCGGCCTGACCGTGGAGTCCCGGGTCAGCGGCCCGCTCGTGGCGCTGCCGGCGGCGGTGTCCCGGGAGGGCTACCGGATCGTGCAGGAGGGGCTCACCAACGCCGCCCGCTACGGTCGTGGCCCGGTGACGCTGCGGGTCGACGTACCCAGGCAGGAGCCGGCGGGGCCCGACGGGCGCGGCCGGTGGTTGGAGATCGAGCTGGTCAACGCGGTGCGCGGCGCGACCGGCCCGGGGCGCGGCGGACGTGGCCTGGACGGCATGCGGGAGCGGGTGCTGCTGCTCGGCGGGCGGATCAGCGCCGGCCCGGAGGGGGACCGCTGGCAGGTCCGGGTGCGGCTGCCGGTGGCCGGGAGGGAGATCGGGTGA
- a CDS encoding response regulator transcription factor has protein sequence MTIDVLIVDDDELIRLGLRAIIDAQPDLRVVGEGADGAEVPPLVAKLRPRVVLMDVRMPAIDGIQATRRLLATSADPPKVLVVTTFANDEYVYEALRAGASGFLLKRARPAEVVEAVRVVAAGDSLLFPAAIRQLVGTYGGRGGDGLRSARLTEREGEVLRLMATGLSNTEIAARLVVGVETVKTHVGNVLAKLGVRDRTQAVIAAYESGFVVPTG, from the coding sequence GTGACCATCGACGTGCTGATCGTCGACGACGACGAGCTGATCCGGCTCGGGCTGCGGGCGATCATCGACGCCCAGCCCGACCTGCGGGTGGTCGGCGAGGGGGCCGACGGCGCGGAGGTGCCGCCGCTGGTGGCGAAGCTGCGCCCCCGGGTGGTGCTGATGGACGTGCGGATGCCGGCCATCGACGGCATCCAGGCCACCCGCCGGCTGCTGGCCACCTCCGCCGACCCGCCCAAGGTGCTGGTCGTCACCACCTTCGCCAACGACGAGTACGTCTATGAGGCGCTGCGCGCCGGCGCGAGCGGCTTCCTGCTGAAGCGGGCCCGGCCGGCCGAGGTGGTGGAGGCGGTCCGGGTGGTGGCGGCCGGCGACTCGCTGCTCTTCCCCGCCGCGATCCGGCAGCTCGTCGGCACGTACGGCGGGCGGGGCGGGGACGGGCTGCGCTCCGCGCGGCTCACCGAGCGGGAGGGGGAGGTGCTGCGGCTGATGGCCACCGGGCTGTCCAACACCGAGATCGCCGCCCGGCTGGTGGTCGGGGTGGAGACGGTGAAGACGCACGTCGGCAACGTGCTGGCCAAGCTGGGTGTCCGGGACCGCACCCAGGCGGTGATCGCCGCGTACGAGTCGGGCTTCGTGGTGCCCACCGGCTGA
- a CDS encoding GlxA family transcriptional regulator yields MRNNRAMTVPHRIAVLAVDQVVGLDLGTPSQVFGAARTADLQPLYTVATCTVGGRPIRSTGGYRVLPDHGLELVGTADTVIVPGVHAGSPGFDGTVDPAVTATLRAAHERGTRIMSICTGAFVLAAAGLLTGRRATTHWAYAKLFRRLHPDVDLDPDVLFVDDGVLTSAGVAAGIDLCLHVVRTDHGSEVANRAARRCVVPPWRDGGQAQYIERPVPRAAETGTAATREWARQRLHEPIALRDLAAHARMSVRTFTRHFRAETGLSPAQWLLGQRTDQARLLLETTDLTVDQVAHRCGFGTTAALRQHFHQRVGVAPATYRRTFRHA; encoded by the coding sequence ATGCGCAATAATCGGGCCATGACCGTCCCGCACCGGATCGCGGTGCTCGCCGTCGACCAGGTGGTCGGCCTGGACCTCGGCACCCCCAGCCAGGTCTTCGGCGCCGCCCGCACCGCCGACCTCCAGCCCCTCTACACCGTCGCCACCTGCACCGTGGGCGGCCGGCCGATCCGCAGCACCGGCGGCTACCGGGTGCTCCCCGACCACGGCCTGGAACTCGTCGGGACCGCCGACACGGTGATCGTGCCGGGGGTGCACGCCGGCTCACCCGGCTTCGACGGCACCGTCGACCCGGCCGTCACGGCGACGCTGCGGGCGGCCCACGAGCGGGGCACCCGGATCATGTCGATCTGCACCGGCGCCTTCGTGCTGGCCGCCGCCGGGCTGCTCACCGGCCGCCGCGCCACCACCCACTGGGCGTACGCCAAGCTGTTCCGTCGCCTGCACCCGGACGTCGACCTGGACCCCGACGTGCTCTTCGTCGACGACGGCGTGCTCACCTCGGCCGGCGTGGCCGCCGGCATCGACCTCTGCCTGCACGTCGTCCGCACCGACCACGGCAGCGAGGTCGCCAACCGGGCGGCCCGCCGCTGCGTGGTGCCACCGTGGCGGGACGGCGGGCAGGCCCAGTACATCGAACGCCCCGTGCCCCGGGCCGCGGAGACCGGCACCGCCGCCACCCGGGAGTGGGCGCGGCAGCGGCTGCACGAGCCGATCGCGCTGCGCGACCTCGCCGCCCACGCCCGGATGAGCGTCCGCACCTTCACCCGGCACTTCCGCGCCGAGACCGGCCTGAGCCCGGCGCAGTGGCTGCTCGGGCAGCGCACCGACCAGGCCCGGCTGCTGCTGGAGACCACCGACCTGACCGTCGACCAGGTGGCCCACCGCTGCGGCTTCGGCACCACCGCCGCCCTGCGCCAACACTTCCACCAGCGGGTCGGCGTCGCCCCCGCCACCTACCGCCGCACCTTCCGCCACGCCTGA
- a CDS encoding MFS transporter: MTRNRRLHPAWTVAAVAFVALVGAAGFRATPGVLLHPLHAEFRWPLATISAAVSVNLLLYGLTAPFAAALMDRFGIRRVVAAALVLVSLGSGLTVFMTASWQLILCWGVLVGLGTGSMALAFVATVTGRWFVARRGLVTGVLTAGGAAGQLVFLPLLAVLVRDHGWRVAALAVAGAALAVVPLVGWLLREHPADLGLPAYGATEVTPAPPPAGGAAGRALGALAVAARTRPFWLLAGGFAICGATTNGLVGTHFVPAAHDHGMPETTAAGLLALVGLFDIAGSVLSGWLTDRVDSRLLLGGYYTLRGASLLVLPGLFAGTARPSMLVFMVFYGLDWVATVPPTVALCREYFGASGAVVFGWVFAAHQFGAAIAATGAGLVRDRLGDYALAWYAAGALSIGAAGLSLLLLRRRGGVAPTPVALPVTVGRRAWSYRG; this comes from the coding sequence GTGACCCGAAACCGTCGCCTCCACCCGGCCTGGACCGTCGCCGCTGTCGCCTTCGTCGCGCTGGTCGGCGCGGCCGGCTTCCGTGCCACGCCGGGCGTCCTGCTGCACCCGCTGCACGCCGAGTTCCGCTGGCCGCTGGCCACCATCTCCGCCGCCGTCTCGGTCAACCTCCTGCTGTACGGGTTGACCGCCCCCTTCGCCGCCGCGCTGATGGACCGCTTCGGCATCCGCCGGGTGGTGGCCGCCGCGCTGGTGCTGGTCTCCCTCGGCAGCGGCCTGACCGTGTTCATGACCGCGAGCTGGCAGCTGATCCTCTGCTGGGGCGTCCTGGTGGGGCTGGGCACCGGCTCGATGGCGCTGGCCTTCGTGGCGACCGTCACCGGCCGCTGGTTCGTGGCCCGGCGCGGCCTGGTGACCGGGGTGCTGACCGCGGGCGGGGCGGCGGGCCAGCTGGTCTTCCTGCCCCTGCTGGCGGTGCTGGTCCGCGACCACGGCTGGCGGGTGGCGGCGCTCGCCGTGGCCGGGGCCGCGCTGGCGGTCGTACCCCTGGTGGGGTGGCTGCTGCGCGAGCACCCGGCGGACCTGGGGTTGCCCGCCTACGGCGCGACCGAGGTGACGCCGGCGCCGCCGCCGGCCGGCGGGGCGGCGGGCCGGGCGCTCGGCGCGCTGGCCGTCGCCGCCCGGACCCGGCCGTTCTGGCTGCTGGCCGGCGGCTTCGCGATCTGCGGCGCGACCACCAACGGCCTGGTCGGCACCCACTTCGTGCCGGCCGCGCACGACCACGGCATGCCGGAGACCACCGCGGCCGGGCTGCTCGCCCTGGTCGGGCTCTTCGACATCGCCGGCAGCGTCCTGTCCGGCTGGCTCACCGACCGGGTGGACAGCCGGCTGCTGCTCGGCGGCTACTACACGCTGCGTGGTGCGTCGCTGCTGGTGCTGCCCGGCCTCTTCGCCGGCACCGCCCGGCCGAGCATGCTGGTCTTCATGGTCTTCTACGGCCTGGACTGGGTGGCCACCGTGCCGCCGACGGTGGCGCTGTGCCGGGAGTACTTCGGGGCGTCAGGGGCGGTGGTCTTCGGCTGGGTCTTCGCCGCCCACCAGTTCGGCGCGGCGATCGCCGCCACCGGTGCCGGGCTGGTCCGCGACCGGCTCGGCGACTACGCCCTGGCCTGGTACGCGGCGGGTGCCCTGTCGATCGGCGCGGCCGGGCTCTCGCTGCTGCTGCTCCGCCGCCGGGGCGGCGTCGCGCCGACGCCGGTCGCGCTGCCGGTCACCGTCGGCCGGCGGGCGTGGAGCTACCGGGGCTGA
- a CDS encoding RICIN domain-containing protein, whose protein sequence is MPDPEPRTDPPGTVYGARPAARPGRAGDPLLRIALGVAVAGVLLGLFFATGVLGGGGDQPVLPAAAAPTPVSSEPATPATTEAAPTTPAEPSPTPAATTAAAPVAGPKVFRAAASGLCVGVTADDPEGADAALAPCTGGPEQQWVANPVAPDVWTLTNAASGKCLDVDGQRADDGVAVQQWSCNGQPNQQWRLTPTGAGPVLLVAGHSGKCAQVHEAGTEPGSVLEQAPCSGAPEQQWALG, encoded by the coding sequence ATGCCCGATCCCGAGCCGCGCACCGACCCGCCCGGCACCGTGTACGGCGCCCGCCCGGCGGCCCGCCCCGGGCGGGCGGGTGACCCGCTGCTGCGGATCGCGCTGGGCGTCGCCGTGGCCGGCGTACTGCTGGGGCTCTTCTTCGCCACCGGGGTGCTGGGTGGCGGCGGCGACCAACCGGTGCTGCCGGCGGCGGCCGCGCCCACCCCGGTGAGCAGCGAGCCGGCCACGCCCGCGACCACCGAGGCGGCACCGACCACCCCCGCCGAGCCGTCACCGACCCCCGCCGCGACCACCGCGGCGGCCCCGGTGGCCGGCCCGAAGGTGTTCCGGGCCGCCGCCTCCGGGCTCTGCGTCGGGGTGACCGCCGACGACCCGGAGGGTGCCGACGCGGCCCTCGCCCCCTGCACCGGCGGGCCGGAGCAGCAGTGGGTGGCGAACCCGGTCGCCCCCGACGTGTGGACGTTGACCAACGCGGCCAGCGGCAAGTGCCTGGACGTCGACGGGCAGCGCGCCGACGACGGGGTGGCCGTGCAGCAGTGGTCCTGCAACGGCCAGCCCAACCAGCAGTGGCGGCTCACCCCGACCGGGGCCGGGCCGGTGCTGCTGGTCGCCGGGCACAGCGGCAAGTGCGCCCAGGTCCACGAGGCCGGCACCGAGCCCGGTTCCGTGCTCGAACAGGCGCCCTGCTCGGGCGCGCCCGAGCAGCAGTGGGCGCTCGGCTGA
- a CDS encoding DUF427 domain-containing protein produces MPKAVWNDLVIAESDDTVLVEGNHYFPRSALRADLITDSATHTVCPWKGTASYHSLTHDGKTSEDAVWYYPDPKPEAEQVRDRVAFWKDVRVVD; encoded by the coding sequence ATGCCGAAAGCCGTCTGGAACGACCTGGTCATCGCCGAGAGCGACGACACCGTGCTGGTGGAGGGGAACCACTACTTCCCCCGCTCGGCCCTGCGCGCCGACCTGATCACCGACTCCGCGACGCACACCGTCTGCCCCTGGAAGGGCACCGCGTCGTACCACTCCCTGACCCACGACGGGAAGACCAGCGAGGACGCCGTCTGGTACTACCCGGACCCGAAGCCCGAGGCGGAGCAGGTACGCGACCGGGTGGCGTTCTGGAAGGACGTCCGGGTCGTCGACTGA
- a CDS encoding FAD-binding oxidoreductase, which yields MRAVRDHERAVDTLRRSYAAVPAGEPVRLAKRTSNLFRPRSAPSAPGLDVSGLTGVLDVDPAARTADVQGMCTYEDLVDATLRHGLMPLVVPQLRTITLGGAVTGLGIESTSFRNGLPHESVREMDILTGAGELLTVRPEGEHADLFRAFPNSLGSLGYATRLRIELQPVRRHVALRNIRFTRLEELVDAIRDVVAKGEWAGEPVDAMDGVVFSPGEAYLVLGGFSDEAERPSDYTGQDIYYRSLRRRTRDVLTTYDYLWRWDTDWFWCSAAFGVQHPVVRRLWPARCRRSDFYHRLVRLEHRHQVAARIDRMRGRPARERVVQDVEIPLDGTADFLRWFDKHVGMTPVWLCPLRLREPAGPGSARAWPLYPLQPGETYVNIGFWGSVPIAEGAADGDVNRTIERAVSEAGGHKSLYSDAYYDRAAFDRLYGGETWRAVKDRYDPDHRLTGLYEKAVARQ from the coding sequence ATGCGTGCTGTCCGTGATCATGAGCGGGCGGTGGACACACTGCGTCGCTCGTACGCCGCGGTGCCCGCCGGGGAGCCCGTGCGGTTGGCCAAACGCACCTCGAACCTGTTCCGCCCGAGATCGGCGCCGAGCGCCCCCGGGTTGGACGTCAGTGGCCTCACCGGGGTGCTCGACGTCGACCCGGCCGCCCGCACGGCGGACGTGCAGGGCATGTGCACCTATGAGGACCTGGTCGACGCGACCCTCCGGCACGGGCTGATGCCGCTGGTGGTGCCGCAGTTGCGCACCATCACGCTGGGCGGCGCGGTGACCGGGCTGGGCATCGAGTCGACGTCGTTCCGCAACGGCCTGCCGCACGAGTCGGTGCGCGAGATGGACATCCTCACCGGGGCGGGTGAACTGCTCACCGTCCGGCCGGAGGGCGAGCACGCCGACCTGTTCCGGGCCTTTCCCAACTCGCTGGGCAGCCTCGGCTACGCCACCCGGCTGCGCATCGAGCTCCAGCCGGTGCGCCGCCACGTGGCGCTGCGCAACATCCGCTTCACCCGGTTGGAGGAGTTGGTCGACGCGATCCGCGACGTGGTCGCCAAGGGGGAGTGGGCGGGCGAGCCGGTCGACGCGATGGACGGGGTGGTGTTCAGCCCCGGCGAGGCCTACCTCGTGCTCGGCGGTTTCAGCGACGAGGCGGAGCGGCCGAGCGACTACACCGGCCAGGACATCTACTACCGCTCGCTGCGCCGGCGCACCCGGGACGTGCTGACCACGTACGACTATCTGTGGCGCTGGGACACCGACTGGTTCTGGTGCTCGGCGGCGTTCGGGGTGCAGCACCCGGTGGTCCGCCGGCTCTGGCCGGCGCGCTGCCGGCGCAGCGACTTCTATCACCGGCTGGTCCGGCTGGAGCACCGGCACCAGGTGGCCGCCCGGATCGACCGGATGCGCGGCCGGCCCGCCCGGGAGCGGGTGGTGCAGGACGTGGAGATCCCGCTCGACGGCACCGCCGACTTCCTGCGCTGGTTCGACAAGCACGTCGGGATGACCCCGGTCTGGCTCTGCCCGTTGCGGCTGCGCGAGCCGGCCGGTCCGGGATCCGCCCGGGCCTGGCCGCTATATCCGCTGCAACCAGGCGAAACGTATGTGAACATCGGCTTCTGGGGAAGCGTGCCGATCGCTGAGGGCGCCGCCGACGGCGACGTCAACCGGACCATCGAGCGCGCGGTGTCGGAGGCGGGCGGACACAAGTCGCTCTATTCCGACGCGTACTACGACCGTGCGGCGTTCGACCGGCTCTACGGCGGCGAGACGTGGCGCGCGGTGAAGGACCGTTACGACCCGGACCACCGGCTCACCGGACTCTATGAAAAGGCGGTAGCGCGGCAATGA
- a CDS encoding class I SAM-dependent methyltransferase, translating to MSLIDREQGAADAPSGPPAGGRRTGPTVADVVRAVTTGALPVRVTGYDGSAVGPADAGITLSIRSERGLSYLLTAPGDLGMARAYVSGDLGLDGVHPGDPYEALRVLKDEMPLRMPPVAEALALVKGLGWERLMPPPPPPQEALPRWKRVMNGLRHSRTRDSTAISHHYDVSNAFYEKVLGPSMTYTCAVFHSPEDTLEQAQRAKYDLVANKLALKPGMRLLDVGCGWGGMVRHAAREYGVKALGVTLSKAQAQWAQAAIEREGLAELAEVRHLDYRDAPRERFDAISSIGLTEHIGVRNYPAYFGALRERLKPGGRLLNHCITRADNRAPHRSGAFIDRYVFPDGELAGPGRLISEVHDAGLEVHHEENLRQHYALTLAGWCRNLVEHWDFCVGEVGPGTARVWGLYMAGSRMAFERNGIQLHQVLATRNGPDGVNGYPLRPDWTP from the coding sequence ATGAGCCTGATCGACCGTGAACAGGGGGCGGCGGACGCCCCGTCCGGCCCGCCGGCGGGAGGCCGGCGTACGGGACCGACCGTGGCGGACGTGGTCCGCGCGGTGACCACCGGCGCGTTGCCGGTCCGGGTGACGGGATACGACGGCAGCGCCGTCGGCCCGGCCGACGCCGGGATCACCCTGTCGATCCGCTCCGAGCGGGGCCTGTCCTATCTGCTCACCGCCCCCGGCGACCTCGGCATGGCCCGCGCGTACGTCAGCGGTGACCTCGGCCTGGACGGCGTGCACCCGGGTGACCCGTACGAGGCGTTGCGGGTGCTCAAGGACGAGATGCCGCTGCGGATGCCGCCGGTGGCCGAGGCGCTGGCCCTGGTGAAAGGGCTCGGCTGGGAGCGGCTGATGCCGCCGCCGCCCCCGCCGCAGGAGGCGCTGCCGCGCTGGAAGCGGGTGATGAACGGGCTGCGCCACTCGCGTACCCGGGACAGCACGGCGATCTCGCACCACTACGACGTCTCGAACGCCTTCTACGAGAAGGTGCTCGGCCCGTCCATGACGTACACCTGCGCGGTCTTCCACTCGCCGGAGGACACCCTGGAGCAGGCGCAGCGCGCCAAGTACGACCTGGTGGCGAACAAGTTGGCGCTGAAGCCGGGGATGCGGCTGCTCGACGTGGGCTGCGGCTGGGGCGGCATGGTCCGGCACGCCGCCCGGGAGTACGGCGTGAAGGCGCTGGGGGTGACCCTGTCGAAGGCGCAGGCGCAGTGGGCGCAGGCGGCCATCGAGCGGGAGGGCCTGGCCGAGCTGGCCGAGGTGCGTCACCTGGACTACCGGGACGCGCCCCGCGAGCGGTTCGACGCGATCTCCTCGATCGGGTTGACCGAGCACATCGGGGTGCGCAACTATCCGGCCTACTTCGGGGCGTTGCGGGAGCGGTTGAAGCCGGGCGGCCGGCTGCTCAACCACTGCATCACCCGGGCCGACAACCGGGCCCCGCACCGCTCCGGCGCGTTCATCGACCGGTACGTCTTCCCGGACGGCGAGCTGGCCGGGCCGGGTCGGCTGATCAGCGAGGTGCACGACGCCGGCCTGGAGGTGCACCACGAGGAGAACCTGCGGCAGCACTACGCGCTGACCCTGGCGGGCTGGTGCCGCAACCTGGTCGAGCACTGGGACTTCTGCGTGGGCGAGGTGGGCCCCGGGACCGCCCGGGTGTGGGGCCTCTACATGGCGGGTTCGCGGATGGCGTTCGAACGCAACGGCATCCAGCTGCACCAGGTGCTCGCCACCCGGAACGGCCCGGACGGGGTGAACGGCTATCCGCTGCGTCCCGACTGGACGCCCTGA
- a CDS encoding helix-turn-helix domain-containing protein: MRDVLYLEERAQAETLLKPQRIEVLRQLAEPRTCTEVAARLDQTPQRVYYHVKQLVAAGLAEQVSARQVRGISEGIYQAVARSYWLSPRLVGRLGGDRRMRDELSLGHLLDLMEEVQADVAALDRTAPELPSIGVSGEIRVPAERRQEFLHDLQSTLRDLFTRYGGAEGDAFKLAVACYPKGDTDE, encoded by the coding sequence ATGAGAGACGTCCTGTACCTGGAAGAACGTGCGCAGGCCGAGACCCTGCTCAAGCCGCAGCGGATCGAGGTGCTGCGGCAGCTCGCCGAGCCCCGCACCTGCACCGAGGTCGCCGCCCGGCTGGACCAGACGCCGCAACGCGTCTACTACCACGTCAAGCAGCTGGTCGCCGCCGGTCTGGCCGAGCAGGTGTCGGCGCGCCAGGTGCGCGGCATCAGCGAGGGCATCTACCAGGCCGTCGCCCGGTCGTACTGGCTCTCGCCCCGGCTCGTCGGCCGGCTCGGCGGGGACCGGCGGATGCGCGACGAGTTGAGCCTCGGTCACCTGCTGGACCTCATGGAGGAGGTCCAGGCGGACGTCGCCGCCCTCGACCGCACCGCCCCGGAGCTGCCGTCGATCGGCGTCTCCGGGGAGATCCGGGTGCCCGCCGAGCGGCGGCAGGAGTTCCTGCACGACCTGCAGTCGACGCTGCGGGACCTGTTCACCCGCTACGGGGGCGCCGAGGGGGACGCCTTCAAGCTCGCCGTGGCCTGCTACCCGAAAGGCGACACCGATGAGTGA
- a CDS encoding SRPBCC domain-containing protein has translation MSDLLTYRARLAAPADAVRRALTDPGALRVWFAEHAEVELPHRYEFWGRYTPEGDAPHQRLLHADERILRFAWLLDGVETTSELELTPAGESTELTLRQSHYVFAEAMDGSSIRGVLQTFWALSIANLAAHLEGRTLLPRTDFTSADLRGELLIDAPVDRVWTSLTDSEQASAWFGYPIGIEPWVGGRYAMGGFEAGYAAKVIDLEPGRRMSVDWGPVGVSSWELDGSDGKTRLTFVQSGFDEDNPPYASWCGSVAGLSELRRFHEMADWQPIWLAVEMPAGA, from the coding sequence ATGAGTGACCTGCTGACCTACCGCGCCCGGCTCGCCGCGCCGGCTGACGCCGTCCGGCGCGCCCTGACCGACCCGGGCGCGCTGCGCGTCTGGTTCGCCGAGCACGCCGAGGTCGAGCTGCCGCACCGGTACGAGTTCTGGGGGCGCTACACGCCCGAGGGTGACGCCCCGCACCAGCGCCTGCTCCACGCCGACGAGCGGATACTGCGGTTCGCCTGGCTGCTCGACGGGGTGGAGACCACCAGCGAGCTGGAGCTGACCCCGGCGGGGGAGAGCACCGAGCTGACCCTGCGGCAGAGCCACTACGTCTTCGCCGAGGCGATGGACGGCAGCAGCATCCGCGGCGTGCTGCAGACCTTCTGGGCGCTGTCGATCGCCAACCTCGCCGCCCACCTGGAGGGCCGGACGCTGCTGCCGCGTACCGACTTCACCTCGGCCGACCTGCGCGGCGAGCTGCTGATCGACGCGCCGGTGGACCGGGTGTGGACCTCGCTGACCGACTCCGAGCAGGCCAGCGCCTGGTTCGGCTACCCGATCGGCATCGAGCCCTGGGTCGGCGGCCGGTACGCCATGGGCGGCTTCGAGGCCGGCTACGCCGCCAAGGTGATCGACCTGGAGCCGGGCCGCCGGATGTCCGTCGACTGGGGACCCGTCGGGGTCAGCAGCTGGGAGCTGGACGGGTCCGACGGGAAGACCCGGCTGACCTTCGTGCAGAGCGGCTTCGACGAGGACAACCCGCCGTACGCGTCGTGGTGCGGGTCGGTGGCCGGCCTGTCCGAGCTGCGCCGCTTCCACGAGATGGCCGACTGGCAGCCGATCTGGCTCGCGGTCGAGATGCCCGCCGGGGCCTGA
- a CDS encoding VOC family protein: MTVSLNHTIIASKDREESARFFRELLELPAAPSWGPFTNIQLDDGTLLQFAEPPVEIQMQHYAFLIDDELFDRAYERLRAGGVTHWADPQMRRPGEINDEHGGRGVYFKDPAGHAIELITRPYL, encoded by the coding sequence ATGACAGTCAGCTTAAACCACACCATCATCGCCTCGAAGGACCGCGAGGAATCGGCCCGGTTCTTCCGTGAGCTGCTGGAGCTTCCGGCGGCGCCGTCCTGGGGTCCCTTCACCAACATCCAGCTCGACGACGGCACGCTGCTGCAGTTCGCCGAGCCGCCGGTGGAGATCCAGATGCAGCACTACGCCTTCCTGATCGACGACGAGTTGTTCGACCGGGCCTACGAACGGCTGCGGGCGGGTGGCGTCACGCACTGGGCCGATCCGCAGATGCGCCGCCCCGGTGAGATCAACGACGAGCACGGCGGCCGGGGCGTCTATTTCAAGGACCCGGCGGGACACGCCATCGAGTTGATCACCCGGCCCTACCTCTGA